The genomic interval CGCCATACCATCAGCGTCCAGTCTCTGCTGTCTAGCTCGATGTGTTCTTCGGCATCTGCTGCTCCAGGTTAACTTGTGTTTTAAAGTCTCAGCTGATCATTTTAAGAAAGATTAATTAATTTGTTCCTCCAGTGTCTCGTCATGGAGCAGCTGGAAGCACCCTCCAAATCGTCCGCCGCGCGTGCCTGCAAACCGGCGACCACGAGATAGTGCCGGACCACCACGACACTACTGCCATCCTGCACCGAGACCGCCACCGAGTCCAGTCCATCCACCGACGCCTCACCGGGGCGGAGACCACAGCCACCAGCATCCCCGCCCGTCTCGGCCTCGCCTTCCAGAGTCTCGAGTACGTGGTCACCATCGGCATCGGAACCCCAGCGCGCAACTTCACGGTCCTCTTCGACACCGGCAGCGACCTCACCTGGGTGCAGTGCCTGCCGTGCCCCGACTCCTCCTGCTATCACCAGGAAGAACCCTTGTTCGACCCGAGTAAGTCTTCCACGTACGTCAACATCTCGTGCAGCGCGCCGGAGTGCCACATCGGTGGCGCCCAGCAAACCAGCTGCGGGGGGACCTCGTGCCAGTACAGCGTCAAGTATGGTGACCAATCTGTGACTCGGGGTAGCCTCGCCGAGGAGACTTTTACTTTGTCGCCGCTAGCGCCGCCTGCCACCGGAGTCGTGTTTGGGTGCAGCCATGAGTATATTTCTGGCTTCAACGACAGGGACATGGGTGTCGCCGGTCTGCTTGGTCTAGGCCGGGGCGACTCGTCCATCCTCTCGCAGGCACGCCAGGGCAACAGCGGAGGCGGCGTGTTCTCCTACTGCCTCCCTCCACGCGGGAGCTCCACGGGATACCTCACAATTGGCGCCGCCGCTCCTCAGCAGTCGAACCTGTCTTTCACGCCTCTGATAACCACTATCTCTCAGCTGAGCTTTGCGTACGTGGTGAACCTCGCCGGCATCTCCGTCAACGGTGCGGCCGTGCCTATACCGGCGTCGGCTTTCTCCCTGGGGGCGATCATCGACTCCGGCACGGTGGCCACGCACATGCCGGCCGCCGCGTACTACCCGCTGCGCGACGAGTTCAGGCGCCACATGGGCGGTTACAAGATGCTGCCGGAGGGGTCCGTGGAATTTCTGGACACGTGCTACGACGTGATGGGGCAGAACGTCGTGACGGCGCCGCGGGTGGCGCTCGAGTTTGGTGGCGGCGCGAGG from Miscanthus floridulus cultivar M001 unplaced genomic scaffold, ASM1932011v1 fs_394_3_4, whole genome shotgun sequence carries:
- the LOC136531631 gene encoding aspartyl protease family protein At5g10770-like, with product MAAYWILHLALLLLSITSQQVLAARPQDRHTISVQSLLSSSMCSSASAAPAGSTLQIVRRACLQTGDHEIVPDHHDTTAILHRDRHRVQSIHRRLTGAETTATSIPARLGLAFQSLEYVVTIGIGTPARNFTVLFDTGSDLTWVQCLPCPDSSCYHQEEPLFDPSKSSTYVNISCSAPECHIGGAQQTSCGGTSCQYSVKYGDQSVTRGSLAEETFTLSPLAPPATGVVFGCSHEYISGFNDRDMGVAGLLGLGRGDSSILSQARQGNSGGGVFSYCLPPRGSSTGYLTIGAAAPQQSNLSFTPLITTISQLSFAYVVNLAGISVNGAAVPIPASAFSLGAIIDSGTVATHMPAAAYYPLRDEFRRHMGGYKMLPEGSVEFLDTCYDVMGQNVVTAPRVALEFGGGARIDVDASGILFVFPVADDSGPSLMLACLAFVPTNSPGLVIVGNMQQRAYNVVFDVDGGRIGFGPNGCS